Proteins co-encoded in one Bremerella sp. TYQ1 genomic window:
- the dnaK gene encoding molecular chaperone DnaK yields the protein MAQGEVIIGIDLGTTNSVVAVMEGSEAKVIPNAEGSRLTPSVIGYTDKGEVLVGEPARRQAVTNPTKTVYSIKRFMGRRHSEVGSEERMVPYKVVGNADEYVKVQIGDESYTPPEISAKVLQKLKAAAESYLGHKVSKAVITVPAYFNDAQRQATKDAGQIAGLEVARIINEPTAAALAYGLGKNKAEKIAVFDLGGGTFDISILEVSPPEDGEEGGRTVFEVISTNGDTHLGGDDFDEKLINYVAEQFEKDNGIDLRKDQMALQRLQEACEKAKKELSGQASTDINLPFITADASGPKHLQLTITRSQFEQMTDDLIERCRIPVEKALKDAGLSPSEIDEVVLVGGSTRIPKVQEMVKKIFSKEPHKGVNPDEVVAAGAAIQGSVLAEGGRKDVLLLDVTPLSLGIETLGGVFTKLVERNTTIPTEKKQTFSTAEDNQAAVTVRVFQGERPMATDNRLLDEFNLDGIAPAPRGMPQIEVKFDIDQNGILNVMAKDLGTGKEMKVEIKQSSGLSKEEIDRMQKDAEEHAADDKRKRELAEARNEAESNCFQLEKLIKDAGEKISDDDKAPLEAAIAKVREAAKGEDVEAIKSAISELEAASHAVSKILYEAAAANNPEAAAGGEAPAGESKDGGDDDAIDAEFEVKKD from the coding sequence ATGGCACAAGGCGAAGTGATTATTGGGATCGACCTCGGTACCACGAACTCCGTGGTCGCGGTCATGGAAGGTTCGGAAGCGAAAGTCATTCCGAACGCCGAAGGTAGCCGACTCACCCCAAGCGTTATTGGCTATACCGACAAGGGGGAAGTTCTCGTTGGCGAACCTGCTCGCCGTCAGGCAGTGACCAACCCGACCAAAACAGTTTACTCCATCAAGCGATTCATGGGGCGTCGTCACAGCGAAGTCGGCTCGGAAGAACGGATGGTGCCGTACAAAGTTGTCGGCAACGCAGACGAATACGTCAAAGTTCAGATCGGCGACGAATCGTACACGCCCCCAGAGATCTCGGCCAAAGTCTTGCAAAAGCTGAAGGCCGCCGCAGAAAGCTACTTGGGGCATAAAGTCAGCAAGGCCGTCATCACCGTGCCGGCTTACTTTAACGACGCTCAACGTCAGGCCACCAAAGACGCCGGGCAGATCGCCGGGCTCGAAGTTGCTCGTATCATCAACGAACCGACCGCTGCCGCACTGGCTTACGGGCTCGGTAAGAACAAAGCGGAAAAGATCGCCGTGTTCGACCTCGGTGGTGGTACGTTCGATATCTCGATCCTGGAAGTCTCGCCTCCGGAAGATGGTGAAGAAGGCGGACGTACCGTGTTCGAGGTGATCAGCACCAATGGTGATACGCACCTGGGTGGTGACGACTTCGACGAGAAGCTGATCAACTACGTTGCCGAACAGTTTGAAAAAGACAACGGCATCGACCTTCGCAAAGATCAAATGGCTCTGCAGCGTCTGCAGGAAGCTTGCGAAAAGGCGAAGAAAGAACTCAGCGGCCAGGCCTCGACCGACATCAACTTGCCGTTCATCACGGCCGATGCTTCCGGTCCAAAGCACTTGCAGCTGACGATCACTCGCAGCCAGTTCGAGCAGATGACCGACGACCTCATCGAGCGTTGCCGTATCCCTGTCGAAAAGGCATTGAAGGACGCCGGTCTGTCGCCAAGCGAAATCGACGAAGTCGTGCTCGTGGGTGGTAGTACGCGTATCCCGAAGGTTCAAGAGATGGTCAAAAAGATCTTCTCGAAGGAACCACACAAGGGTGTGAACCCCGATGAAGTGGTCGCCGCTGGTGCCGCGATTCAGGGGAGCGTGCTCGCCGAAGGTGGTCGTAAGGACGTGCTGTTGTTGGACGTCACTCCACTGTCGCTCGGTATCGAAACGCTCGGTGGTGTGTTCACCAAATTGGTCGAACGCAACACGACGATTCCGACCGAGAAGAAGCAAACCTTCAGCACGGCCGAAGACAATCAGGCCGCGGTCACCGTCCGCGTGTTCCAAGGGGAACGCCCGATGGCAACCGACAACCGCTTGCTCGACGAGTTCAACCTCGACGGGATCGCTCCGGCCCCACGTGGTATGCCACAGATCGAAGTCAAATTCGACATCGACCAGAACGGTATCCTCAACGTGATGGCGAAGGACCTTGGTACCGGCAAGGAAATGAAAGTCGAGATCAAGCAAAGTTCGGGTCTGTCGAAGGAAGAAATCGATCGGATGCAGAAGGACGCCGAAGAACACGCCGCCGACGACAAGCGGAAGCGTGAACTGGCCGAAGCTCGCAACGAAGCCGAATCGAACTGCTTCCAACTCGAGAAGCTGATCAAGGATGCCGGCGAAAAGATCTCCGACGACGACAAAGCTCCGCTGGAAGCAGCCATCGCCAAAGTTCGCGAAGCTGCTAAGGGCGAAGACGTCGAGGCGATCAAGTCCGCCATCAGCGAACTGGAAGCTGCTTCGCACGCGGTCAGCAAGATCCTGTACGAAGCTGCCGCTGCCAACAATCCTGAAGCGGCTGCCGGTGGGGAAGCGCCCGCAGGCGAGTCGAAGGATGGCGGCGACGACGACGCGATCGACGCCGAGTTCGAGGTCAAGAAGGACTAA